Proteins from a single region of Streptococcus mitis:
- a CDS encoding 4-oxalocrotonate tautomerase translates to MPFVRIDLFEGRTLEQKKALAKEVTEAVVRNTGAPQSAVHVIINDMPEGTYFPQGEMRTK, encoded by the coding sequence ATGCCATTTGTACGCATCGATTTATTTGAAGGACGCACGCTCGAGCAAAAGAAGGCTCTTGCTAAGGAAGTAACGGAAGCTGTTGTCCGTAACACTGGAGCACCTCAATCTGCTGTTCATGTCATCATCAATGACATGCCAGAAGGAACTTACTTCCCTCAAGGTGAAATGCGCACCAAATAA
- a CDS encoding thymidine kinase produces the protein MAQLYYRYGTMNSGKTIEILKVAYNYEEQGKGVVIMTSALDTRDGVGYVSSRIGMKRPALAIEETTDIFGYIRDLSEKPYCVLVDEAQFLKRHHVYDLARVVDELDIPVMAFGLKNDFRNELFEGSKYLLLLADKIDEIKTICQYCKKKATMVLRTQDGVPVYDGEQIQIGGNETYISVCRKHYFAPEINKENEEK, from the coding sequence ATGGCACAGTTGTATTATCGTTATGGGACCATGAACTCTGGTAAGACGATTGAGATTCTCAAGGTGGCCTATAACTATGAGGAGCAAGGAAAAGGTGTTGTCATTATGACCTCGGCTCTGGATACGCGTGACGGTGTTGGCTATGTATCGAGTCGAATTGGTATGAAACGCCCTGCCCTTGCGATTGAGGAAACGACAGATATCTTTGGTTATATCCGAGATTTATCTGAAAAACCTTACTGTGTGCTAGTTGATGAGGCCCAGTTTCTCAAGCGTCATCATGTTTATGACCTAGCTCGTGTTGTAGACGAGTTAGATATACCCGTCATGGCTTTTGGTTTGAAAAATGACTTTCGCAATGAACTATTCGAAGGTTCCAAGTATCTCTTGCTCTTAGCAGACAAGATTGACGAAATCAAGACCATTTGTCAGTATTGCAAGAAAAAGGCAACCATGGTGTTGCGTACTCAGGATGGTGTGCCAGTCTATGATGGCGAACAAATTCAGATCGGTGGTAATGAAACCTATATCTCAGTTTGCCGTAAACATTATTTTGCCCCTGAAATCAATAAGGAGAATGAAGAAAAATGA
- the prfA gene encoding peptide chain release factor 1: protein MNIYDQLQAVEDRYEELGELLSDPDVVSDTKRFMDLSKEEASTRDTVTAYREYKQVLQNIVDAEEMIKESGGDADLEEMAKQELKDAKSEKEEYEEKLKILLLPKDPNDDKNIILEIRGAAGGDEAALFAGDLLTMYQKYAEAQGWRFEVMEASMNGVGGFKEVVAMVSGQSVYSKLKYESGAHRVQRVPVTESQGRVHTSTATVLVMPEVEEVEYDIDPKDLRVDIYHASGAGGQNVNKVATAVRIVHLPTNIKVEMQEERTQQKNREKAMKIIRARVADHFAQIAQDEQDAERKSTIGTGDRSERIRTYNFPQNRVTDHRIGLTLQKLDTILSGKLDEVVDALVLYDQTQKLEELNK from the coding sequence ATGAACATCTATGATCAACTACAAGCTGTAGAAGACCGTTATGAAGAATTAGGAGAGTTGCTGAGTGACCCAGATGTGGTCTCTGACACCAAGCGTTTCATGGATCTTTCCAAAGAAGAGGCTTCAACTCGTGATACGGTAACAGCCTACCGCGAATACAAACAAGTCCTTCAAAATATTGTCGACGCTGAGGAAATGATTAAAGAATCAGGCGGAGATGCGGACTTGGAAGAAATGGCTAAGCAAGAGCTCAAAGATGCCAAGTCTGAAAAAGAAGAATATGAAGAAAAACTGAAAATCTTGCTCCTTCCAAAGGATCCAAACGATGACAAGAACATCATCCTTGAAATTCGTGGAGCGGCTGGTGGTGACGAAGCTGCACTTTTCGCTGGAGATTTGCTAACCATGTATCAAAAGTATGCGGAAGCCCAAGGCTGGCGCTTTGAAGTTATGGAAGCTTCTATGAATGGTGTCGGTGGTTTCAAAGAAGTCGTTGCCATGGTTTCAGGTCAATCTGTTTACTCTAAACTCAAGTACGAATCAGGTGCCCACCGTGTGCAACGTGTTCCTGTGACAGAAAGCCAAGGTCGTGTCCATACATCAACTGCCACAGTTCTTGTCATGCCCGAAGTCGAAGAAGTAGAATACGATATTGATCCAAAAGACCTTCGTGTTGACATCTATCACGCCTCTGGTGCTGGTGGACAGAACGTCAATAAGGTTGCGACTGCCGTTCGTATCGTTCACTTGCCAACCAATATCAAGGTTGAGATGCAGGAAGAACGTACCCAGCAGAAAAACCGTGAGAAGGCCATGAAAATCATCCGTGCGCGTGTTGCTGACCACTTTGCACAAATTGCTCAGGATGAACAAGACGCTGAGCGTAAGTCAACAATCGGTACTGGTGACCGTTCAGAACGAATCCGTACTTATAACTTCCCACAAAACCGTGTCACAGACCACCGTATCGGCTTAACCCTCCAAAAACTAGATACGATTTTATCTGGTAAATTGGACGAAGTTGTGGATGCCTTGGTTCTTTATGACCAAACACAAAAATTAGAAGAATTAAACAAATAA
- the prmC gene encoding peptide chain release factor N(5)-glutamine methyltransferase yields the protein MKLAQLFSDFEEELIRQGEEAESLSFVYRSLKNLSFTDFVFALQQEVTEEEEVFVKGIFQQLAAHKPAQYIIGQADFYGMQLKVDERVLIPRPETEELVELILAENSEENLKVLDIGTGSGAIALALAKNRADWSVTAADISQDALDLASENAKNQKLNIFFKKSDCFAEISEKYDIIVSNPPYISREDESEVGLNVLYSEPHLALFADEDGLAIYRRIAEDAKYHLKDGGKIYLEIGYKQGQSVPDLFRKNLPEKRVRTLKDQFGQDRMVVIDDGQD from the coding sequence ATGAAATTAGCTCAATTATTTTCAGATTTTGAAGAAGAGTTGATAAGACAAGGAGAGGAAGCTGAAAGCCTCTCTTTTGTCTATCGTAGCCTGAAAAATCTATCTTTTACGGACTTTGTTTTTGCCCTCCAGCAGGAAGTGACGGAAGAGGAAGAAGTATTTGTAAAAGGAATTTTCCAACAGTTAGCAGCTCATAAACCGGCACAGTACATTATTGGACAGGCAGATTTTTATGGGATGCAGTTAAAAGTTGATGAGCGAGTATTGATTCCTCGTCCAGAAACAGAGGAGTTGGTGGAGCTTATCCTGGCTGAAAATTCTGAGGAAAATCTTAAGGTCCTAGATATTGGGACTGGAAGTGGAGCTATTGCTCTCGCCTTAGCAAAAAACAGAGCAGATTGGTCAGTGACAGCAGCGGATATTTCCCAAGATGCTTTAGATTTAGCTAGCGAAAATGCTAAAAATCAAAAACTTAATATATTTTTTAAAAAATCTGATTGTTTTGCAGAAATTTCTGAAAAATATGATATAATTGTATCCAATCCACCCTATATCTCTCGTGAAGATGAGTCAGAGGTAGGCTTGAATGTTTTGTATTCAGAGCCTCATCTAGCTCTCTTTGCAGACGAGGATGGCCTAGCTATTTACCGTAGAATTGCGGAAGATGCAAAGTACCATCTCAAGGATGGTGGTAAGATTTACCTTGAAATTGGATACAAGCAAGGTCAAAGTGTTCCTGATCTTTTTAGGAAAAATCTTCCTGAAAAAAGAGTACGAACACTCAAGGACCAATTTGGTCAAGATAGGATGGTCGTGATTGATGATGGACAGGATTAG
- a CDS encoding L-threonylcarbamoyladenylate synthase, which produces MMDRIRQELEKGGAVVLPTETVYGLFAKALDEKAVDHVYQLKRRPRDKALNLNIASLEDILNFSKNQPSYLQKLVETFLPGPLTLILKANDRVPYWVNSGLATVGFRMPSHPITLDLIRETGPLIGPSANISGQASGVTFEQILKDFDQEVLGLEDDAFLTGQDSTILDLSGDKVKILRQGAIKREDILARLPEISFEEE; this is translated from the coding sequence ATGATGGACAGGATTAGACAAGAGTTGGAAAAGGGTGGGGCAGTTGTTTTACCTACAGAGACAGTTTACGGTCTCTTTGCCAAGGCTCTAGACGAAAAAGCAGTTGATCATGTATACCAGCTCAAACGTCGTCCTAGAGATAAGGCACTCAATCTCAATATCGCCTCTCTAGAGGACATCTTGAACTTTTCTAAGAATCAGCCATCTTATCTGCAAAAACTTGTAGAGACCTTTTTGCCAGGTCCCTTGACCCTTATTCTCAAAGCCAATGACAGAGTTCCCTATTGGGTCAATTCTGGTCTTGCAACTGTTGGATTTCGGATGCCGAGTCATCCTATTACCCTTGATTTGATTCGAGAGACAGGTCCCTTGATTGGGCCGTCTGCCAATATTTCAGGTCAGGCAAGTGGAGTAACCTTTGAACAAATTCTGAAGGATTTTGACCAAGAGGTTCTGGGTCTGGAAGACGATGCTTTTCTAACTGGACAGGATTCAACGATTTTGGACTTGTCTGGAGACAAGGTGAAAATCTTACGCCAAGGGGCCATTAAGCGAGAAGATATTCTTGCTAGGTTGCCAGAGATTTCTTTTGAGGAGGAATGA
- a CDS encoding GNAT family N-acetyltransferase: MLRDLRETDVKSICEINQEALGYSFSMEDTASQFARLSQDSHHFLLGYEDESSHALLGYVHAEVYESLYSKAGFNILALAVSPQAQGQGIGKSLLQGLEEEAKRRGYEFIRLNSADHRLGAHAFYEKVGYTCDKVQKRFIRIF; encoded by the coding sequence ATGCTAAGAGATTTAAGAGAAACTGATGTGAAATCCATTTGTGAAATTAACCAAGAAGCCTTAGGTTATTCTTTTAGTATGGAGGACACGGCTAGTCAATTTGCTAGACTATCTCAGGATTCCCATCATTTCCTACTTGGCTATGAGGATGAATCTAGTCATGCCTTGCTTGGATATGTCCACGCTGAGGTTTACGAATCCCTTTATTCCAAAGCAGGATTTAATATTTTAGCCTTAGCAGTTTCACCTCAAGCGCAAGGTCAAGGTATTGGTAAAAGCTTATTACAAGGGTTGGAAGAAGAAGCAAAAAGACGTGGTTATGAGTTTATCCGCTTAAACTCTGCCGATCATCGTCTGGGTGCTCATGCATTTTATGAAAAAGTTGGTTATACTTGTGATAAAGTGCAGAAACGGTTTATTCGTATCTTTTAG
- the glyA gene encoding serine hydroxymethyltransferase has product MIFDKDDFKAYDADLWNAIAKEEERQQNNIELIASENVVSKAVMAAQGSILTNKYAEGYPGRRYYGGTDVVDVVETLAIERAKEIFGAKFANVQPHSGSQANCAAYMALIEPGDTVMGMDLAAGGHLTHGAPVSFSGQTYNFVSYSVDPETELLDFDAILKQAQEVKPKLIVAGASAYSQIIDFSKFREIADAVGAKLMVDMAHIAGLVAAGLHPSPVPYAHITTTTTHKTLRGPRGGLILTNDEDLAKKINSAIFPGIQGGPLEHVVAAKAVSFKEVLDSAFKEYAANVIKNSKAMADVFLQDPDFRIISGGTENHLFLVDVTKVVENGKVAQNLLDEVNITLNKNSIPYESLSPFKTSGIRIGAAAITARGFGEEESRKVAELIIKTLKNAENEAVLEEVRSAVKELTDAFPLYED; this is encoded by the coding sequence ATGATTTTTGACAAAGATGATTTTAAAGCCTATGATGCTGATCTCTGGAATGCTATTGCCAAAGAAGAGGAACGCCAACAAAACAACATTGAATTGATTGCTTCGGAAAACGTTGTTTCCAAGGCTGTTATGGCAGCTCAAGGGTCTATCTTGACGAATAAATATGCCGAAGGCTACCCGGGCCGCCGTTATTATGGTGGAACTGATGTGGTAGACGTGGTAGAGACTCTTGCTATTGAACGCGCAAAAGAAATTTTCGGTGCAAAATTTGCCAATGTCCAACCACACTCAGGAAGCCAAGCCAACTGTGCGGCTTACATGGCCTTGATTGAGCCAGGTGATACCGTTATGGGGATGGATTTGGCAGCTGGTGGACACTTGACTCACGGAGCTCCTGTCAGTTTCTCAGGTCAAACTTATAACTTTGTGTCTTATAGTGTGGATCCTGAAACAGAACTCTTGGACTTTGATGCTATCTTGAAACAAGCCCAAGAAGTAAAACCAAAATTGATTGTAGCAGGTGCTTCAGCTTATTCTCAAATTATCGATTTTTCAAAATTCCGTGAAATTGCTGATGCTGTTGGAGCTAAGCTCATGGTAGATATGGCTCATATCGCTGGTTTGGTTGCTGCTGGTCTTCACCCAAGTCCAGTACCATACGCTCATATCACTACAACAACGACTCACAAAACCCTTCGTGGACCTCGTGGTGGTTTGATTTTGACCAATGATGAAGATTTAGCTAAGAAAATCAATTCAGCTATTTTCCCAGGTATTCAGGGTGGTCCTTTGGAGCATGTTGTGGCAGCTAAAGCTGTTTCTTTCAAAGAAGTATTAGATTCAGCCTTCAAGGAATATGCTGCTAATGTTATCAAAAACAGCAAGGCTATGGCAGATGTCTTCTTGCAAGACCCTGATTTCCGTATTATTTCTGGTGGGACTGAAAACCATCTCTTCCTAGTGGATGTGACTAAAGTTGTAGAAAACGGAAAAGTTGCTCAAAACTTGCTGGATGAAGTCAATATTACCCTAAATAAAAACTCAATCCCTTACGAAAGCTTGTCACCATTCAAGACAAGTGGTATTCGTATCGGAGCAGCAGCCATTACTGCACGTGGATTTGGTGAAGAAGAAAGTCGCAAAGTGGCTGAACTTATTATTAAAACCCTTAAGAATGCAGAAAATGAAGCTGTCTTAGAAGAAGTGAGAAGTGCAGTTAAAGAATTAACAGATGCCTTCCCATTATACGAGGACTAA
- a CDS encoding nucleoid-associated protein, with the protein MDIYIKKAIIHQFSPDDTELFLADKFLNITPKIEEYLRKKIERVYSDEAKTGIFEEENPFFNHITDDLLETSVTLANLWKEEFSISENLKTNDLIFVQFSKEGVEHFAFLRIALRETLTHLGGEVDNPIKLTQNNLPGFGTGADEALVVNLQSRKYHLIEKRIKYNGTFLNYFSDNLLAVSPKISPKKSIKELEKTAQKIAETFNTDDFQFQSKVKSAIFNNIEESNELSPEKLANDLFDNNLTARLSFIDQVKEAVPEPVQFDEIDASRQLKKFENQKLSLSNGIELIVPNNVYQDAESVEFIQNDNGTYSILIKNIEDIQSK; encoded by the coding sequence ATGGACATTTATATTAAGAAAGCTATTATTCATCAGTTCAGTCCGGATGATACCGAGCTGTTCCTAGCGGATAAGTTTCTCAATATTACTCCAAAAATCGAAGAATACTTGCGTAAAAAAATTGAACGTGTGTATTCAGATGAAGCCAAGACTGGGATTTTCGAAGAAGAAAATCCCTTCTTCAATCACATCACAGACGATTTGTTGGAGACATCAGTAACACTGGCTAATCTCTGGAAAGAAGAGTTCAGTATTTCTGAAAATCTAAAGACCAATGACTTGATTTTTGTGCAATTTTCTAAAGAAGGTGTAGAACATTTCGCTTTCTTGCGAATTGCCTTGCGGGAAACCCTGACCCACCTCGGAGGAGAAGTTGATAATCCAATCAAGCTAACTCAGAATAACCTGCCTGGATTTGGAACAGGAGCTGACGAAGCCTTGGTTGTCAATCTTCAAAGTCGAAAGTATCACCTGATTGAAAAACGAATCAAGTACAACGGGACTTTTTTGAACTATTTTTCAGATAATCTTCTTGCCGTTTCCCCTAAGATTTCACCCAAGAAATCTATCAAAGAACTAGAAAAAACGGCTCAGAAAATTGCTGAAACTTTTAACACAGATGATTTTCAATTTCAATCCAAGGTCAAATCAGCGATTTTCAATAATATAGAAGAAAGTAATGAATTGTCACCTGAAAAATTGGCCAACGACCTTTTTGACAATAATCTGACGGCTCGTTTGAGCTTTATTGATCAAGTCAAGGAAGCCGTACCAGAGCCTGTTCAATTTGATGAAATTGATGCCAGTCGCCAGCTTAAAAAATTTGAAAACCAAAAACTATCCTTGTCAAATGGAATTGAGCTCATCGTTCCCAATAACGTCTATCAAGACGCCGAATCTGTTGAGTTTATCCAAAACGACAACGGAACCTACTCTATCTTAATCAAAAATATCGAGGATATCCAAAGTAAATAA
- the pmp23 gene encoding cell wall hydrolase Pmp23, with product MFKRIRRVLVLAVFLFAGYKAYRVHQDVKQVMTYQPMVREILSEKDTPANEELVLAMIYTETKGKEGDVMQSSESASGSTNTINDNASSIRQGVQTLTDNLYLAQKMGVDVWTAVQAYNFGPAYIDFIAQNGKENTLALAKQYSRDTVAPLLGNTTGKTYSYIHPISIFHGAELYVNGGNYYYSRQVQLNLYIIKCFTLFSTSG from the coding sequence ATGTTTAAACGAATTCGAAGAGTGCTTGTACTAGCAGTCTTCCTTTTTGCTGGCTATAAAGCTTACCGCGTTCACCAGGATGTCAAGCAAGTCATGACCTATCAACCCATGGTGCGAGAAATCTTGAGTGAAAAAGACACCCCAGCAAACGAAGAGCTTGTGCTCGCTATGATTTATACTGAAACAAAAGGAAAAGAAGGCGATGTTATGCAGTCTAGTGAGTCTGCAAGTGGTTCCACCAACACCATCAATGATAATGCTTCTAGCATTCGGCAAGGCGTTCAAACTCTGACAGACAATCTCTATCTGGCCCAGAAGATGGGGGTGGATGTCTGGACGGCTGTTCAAGCCTACAATTTTGGACCTGCCTATATCGATTTTATCGCCCAAAATGGCAAGGAAAACACCTTGGCTCTGGCCAAACAGTACTCTCGTGATACTGTAGCTCCCCTGCTGGGTAATACCACTGGAAAGACTTATAGTTATATTCACCCCATTTCCATTTTTCATGGAGCCGAACTCTATGTAAATGGAGGAAACTATTACTATTCTAGACAGGTGCAACTCAACCTTTATATCATCAAATGTTTCACTCTCTTTTCAACATCTGGTTAG
- a CDS encoding DUF1002 domain-containing protein: MRKKLFLTSAAVLWAVTAMNSVQAATDVQKVIDETYVQPEYVLGSSLSEDQKNQTLKKLGYNASTDTKELKTMTPDVYSKIMNVANDSSLQLYSSAKIQKLGDKSPLEVKIETPENITKVTQDMYRNAAVTLGVEHAKITVAAPIPVTGESALAGIYYSLEANGAKVPQANKDLAQEELKALSDINAENKDKTGYDANKLNVALADIKSGLAKAKESKGNLTEEDVRKIVEDTLKNYKLDQVITGNQINIIINFALNLSKSDILSNADFTKTLNDLKQSIVSQAGDSFKNINLNFDADKALEEGGNFLSSLWQAIVNFFKSFGS, encoded by the coding sequence ATGAGAAAGAAACTCTTTCTGACCAGTGCTGCGGTCTTGTGGGCAGTAACAGCTATGAATAGTGTCCAAGCAGCAACAGATGTTCAAAAAGTCATCGATGAAACCTATGTCCAACCTGAATATGTCCTAGGTTCATCATTGTCTGAAGATCAAAAAAATCAAACCCTAAAAAAACTAGGCTACAATGCCTCAACAGACACCAAAGAACTCAAGACCATGACACCTGATGTCTATTCTAAGATTATGAATGTTGCCAATGACTCAAGTTTACAGTTGTATTCATCAGCCAAGATTCAAAAACTAGGTGACAAGTCGCCACTTGAGGTCAAGATTGAAACACCAGAAAACATCACTAAGGTGACTCAGGATATGTACCGCAATGCGGCCGTAACTTTGGGTGTGGAGCACGCCAAAATCACTGTAGCAGCACCTATTCCAGTTACAGGTGAGAGTGCCTTAGCCGGGATATACTATTCTCTAGAAGCTAATGGAGCTAAGGTGCCACAAGCCAACAAAGACTTGGCTCAAGAAGAGTTGAAGGCTTTGTCCGATATCAATGCTGAAAACAAGGACAAAACAGGCTATGATGCTAATAAATTAAACGTTGCCCTCGCTGATATCAAGTCAGGACTCGCCAAAGCTAAAGAAAGCAAGGGAAATCTGACGGAGGAAGATGTCCGTAAAATCGTTGAAGATACCTTAAAAAATTACAAACTTGATCAGGTTATAACAGGAAACCAGATCAATATCATCATCAATTTTGCTTTAAATCTCTCAAAAAGTGATATCCTCAGCAATGCAGACTTCACTAAAACCCTGAATGACCTTAAACAAAGTATTGTTTCACAAGCTGGTGACAGTTTTAAAAATATCAACCTTAACTTTGATGCTGATAAGGCGCTAGAAGAAGGTGGTAACTTCTTAAGCTCCCTCTGGCAAGCCATTGTCAACTTCTTCAAGAGTTTTGGTTCTTAA
- the rlmD gene encoding 23S rRNA (uracil(1939)-C(5))-methyltransferase RlmD → MLKKNDIVEVEIVDLTHEGAGVAKVDGLVFFVENALPSEKILMRVLKVNKKIGFGKVEEYLVQSPHRNQDLDLAYLRSGIADLGHLAYPEQLKFKTKQVKDSLYKIARIADIEVTETLGMQNPVKYRNKAQVPVRRVNGILETGFFRKNSHDLMPLEDFFIQNSVIDEVVVALRDLLRRYDLKPYDEKEQSGLIRNLVVRRGHYSRQIMVILVTTRPKVFRVEQLIEQLIKQFPEIVSVMQNINDQNTNAIFGKEWRTIYGQDFITDQMLGNDYQIAGPAFYQVNTEMAEKLYQTAIDFAELREDDVVIDAYSGIGTIGLSVAKHVKEVYGVEVIPEAVENSQKNAQLNNISNAHYVCDTAENAMKNWLKDGIQPTVILVDPPRKGLTESFIKASSQTGADRIAYISCNVATMARDIKLYQELGYELKKVQPVDLFPQTHHVECVSLLVKRS, encoded by the coding sequence ATGTTAAAGAAAAATGATATTGTAGAAGTTGAAATTGTTGACTTGACCCATGAAGGGGCAGGAGTTGCCAAGGTGGATGGTTTGGTCTTTTTTGTCGAGAATGCTTTACCGAGTGAAAAAATCCTTATGCGTGTCCTCAAGGTCAATAAAAAGATTGGTTTTGGGAAGGTTGAGGAATACCTTGTCCAATCACCACACCGTAATCAAGATCTAGATTTGGCTTACCTGCGTTCAGGAATAGCTGATTTAGGTCACCTTGCTTATCCAGAACAGCTCAAGTTTAAAACTAAGCAAGTCAAGGACAGTCTATACAAGATTGCTAGAATTGCTGATATAGAGGTTACTGAAACGCTTGGTATGCAAAATCCAGTCAAGTACCGCAACAAGGCACAGGTGCCTGTTCGTCGTGTTAATGGTATCTTGGAAACAGGATTTTTCCGTAAGAATTCCCATGACCTCATGCCTCTAGAAGATTTCTTTATCCAAAATTCCGTGATTGATGAGGTAGTAGTAGCCCTACGCGACTTGCTCCGTCGTTATGATTTGAAACCTTATGATGAAAAGGAACAATCTGGCTTGATTCGGAATCTTGTGGTGCGTCGTGGCCACTATTCAAGGCAAATCATGGTTATTTTGGTAACAACTCGTCCCAAAGTTTTTCGTGTGGAGCAATTGATTGAACAACTCATCAAGCAGTTCCCAGAGATTGTGTCTGTCATGCAAAATATCAATGACCAGAACACTAATGCTATTTTTGGTAAGGAATGGCGCACCATTTATGGACAAGACTTTATCACTGACCAGATGTTGGGAAATGACTACCAAATCGCTGGACCTGCTTTTTACCAAGTCAATACTGAAATGGCTGAAAAACTTTATCAAACAGCCATTGACTTTGCGGAGTTAAGAGAAGATGATGTGGTCATTGATGCCTATTCCGGTATAGGAACGATTGGCCTCTCTGTTGCAAAACACGTCAAGGAAGTCTACGGTGTTGAAGTGATTCCAGAAGCAGTAGAGAATAGCCAGAAGAATGCTCAGCTGAACAATATTTCAAACGCCCACTATGTCTGTGACACAGCTGAAAATGCTATGAAAAATTGGCTCAAAGATGGAATTCAACCAACCGTTATTTTGGTTGATCCTCCACGCAAGGGCTTAACCGAAAGCTTTATCAAGGCAAGTAGCCAAACAGGAGCAGATCGCATCGCCTATATCTCCTGTAATGTCGCAACCATGGCGCGTGATATCAAACTCTACCAAGAATTGGGATATGAATTGAAGAAAGTACAGCCGGTTGATCTTTTTCCTCAAACTCATCATGTTGAGTGTGTGAGTTTGTTAGTGAAACGCAGTTAA
- a CDS encoding CopG family transcriptional regulator, whose translation MATDKNRIMISLDDKNLEKLEDLVEDARDRRGMRLTKSQVIELLLNTVDYFDDIMGAIYSKK comes from the coding sequence ATGGCAACTGATAAAAATAGAATAATGATTAGCTTGGATGATAAAAATCTAGAGAAACTTGAAGATTTAGTAGAAGATGCTAGAGATAGAAGAGGAATGCGTTTAACAAAATCCCAAGTTATAGAATTGCTCCTAAATACCGTTGATTATTTCGATGATATTATGGGAGCTATTTACTCAAAAAAATAA